The genomic stretch aatgaaaagaattatatagtgaaatacattataattattaattttctTATTTGTTGAATACAATTAAATGATGacaaaattgttgattacagccttatcaaaatcactttttgaaaattacagccatatataattttttttgaaaattacatctaTAATATTACTTTCTTTGAAAATTGCACCACGATGAtgtttccggtgaattttgtcaAAAGTAACCGATATACCCCTACCTATTTGGTTTGCCTACTTACCCAGAGCTTTTCACTTTACCTATCATTTACCTCTTTCGTTTCACCCCAAACCCTCTCATCTTCCTCACCCCTATTCTCTAAAATTTCCCCCAAATCTTTCCCTAATTTCTACTGTAATTCATCCCCATTTATCttcaatttgttgttgttgttgttggtagtgttaTTGCAAATTTGATATTGTCCCCCAATCTGTTGTTTTTCAATTGATTGAATCGGATTTTAGGGTTTATGTCTAAAATTAGTTTGGGGAAAATTGATGATGAATCCTAATTATTTTCAATTTGGGAAAATTGATGATAAagaacactaattaatttttagaGAAAATGGAAATAATAGAATTAGAATTCAATTAAATTGATTAGGGTAGAATTTGAATAAAAGGGGTGAGTTAAATCAAGTGATATTGTTGAAAAAATGGAGAattagagagaagatgagttgtgacATCTGATTTTGGGGATAAACAATAAGGGGTTATAAAGGTTGCAGACTTGCAGGTAAGGGTATTTTGGTATTAAAAAATGAACTTaagtcacaaaaattcaaattgaCATCAATTTTCAACTGGAGTTAAAGTTTTGATTGTAATTTATGATCAGAAGTAATATTATGgatgtaatttaaaaaaaaaattatataagactGTAATTTTCAAAAGGTGATATTCAAAAGGTTGTAATCAAAATTTTTTCTCTAAAATTATCAATaccttccttatttaaaaagatattttttggagggaaaatttgtgagttcgtctattcttttagtagatagagGATTCGATTTGAGATCAAATTGCATATCCCATACCCCAAAAATAAATCTCTTAACAAAGCAAGTGGTATGTCAATATTACAATTCCTACAAAGGTATTGGCTTGTGGATGTACCgtcatacttcctccattcaactccactttactactttcttttttcacgtttgttaACCCGTATTTTACGCGTTAAATATCggtagctacgtatttgcaaaaattataaaagttagatatttttaatgtactcgtaaagacgaataaaAAAAGATCGCACAAGAATATATTTTCATTTATGTATCGAGACAAAATTAAAATTAACTACTCACTTATAAAGAGTGTAAAAAAATGAAATTGGTAATgtgagttgaatggaggaagtattagatGTAGTCAATGTCTCCGTAACATGGTTGCGAATTCCAAGCACTCAGACtacaattagtctcactatagacggatatatccatctAAAGTGAAAGACGGATCAAATATGCTTAATGTGGTAACATTTTTAGGCCCCACCAtacaacttgttgcttgtcttataCTTAAAAGTGGGTTGATATTTGACCAGTTTATAACTATAGTCGGGTATCTCCCGTCTATAATAAGAATTTGTGCTCAGACTAACACGCTCTGAACACAACAATTGCGTCCAATCAAATAAATACACTACCAAACTATTAAAAGTCTAAGCTTTCATATTGTTTGAGATGTTTTTAGATATAAGACTATTGATTAGACATTAATTAATACCTTATTAAAAAGAAACAGAAATAATAATAGTCTTAAGCCGAGGTGGACTTAGTAAGAGTTTGAGTTAATAGAATTGAAGCGAGATAAGTAAAACTGGATATGGTTGAGCTAAACAATAGTGAATTAGATTGAATTATTATAGTAAAGTGAACTAAACTAAGTTAAAACACAAATTAAGTCGAATAGATTTGGGCTTTaagtataataaaaaaaattcaaataaaaaacAGCATAGATTTAACCTTCCaacaaacaaaacacaaattctcatttatggCCGACATTATctgtcacaagcttatgacgtgAGACAGAGAGACAAGCGAAAGGGACAAATGAAAGGTGAGAGGTTATAAAAGGTCACAAAACACAAGCTGCAAGCCAAAACATAAAATTGGGACAAATCTACGTAAACAAGCCAAAAACACATCATTATGTCACAGATGTGACGCAAACCCACACAACCAAGAGATAATTAAACTTGAAAACATCTAGCGCACGTCAAAGGCTCAAAGTAAGACATTAGACATCTACATGCAAATATTCAATATCCCATGAATTACTTAACCCTGCTCTCTATAATAAGTACAATCATCCAATTTTACTTTGCAACCCGATTACCAAACAATGTCAATACTATGCATGGATTTATAAATTACAGAGTAAGATGGTCTTACACCTTAAAAAGATTCATTTCTATAAATAAACCATACTACTCGTACTTCTTAATTACATCATTTAGTTATCgagtaataaataagtttaacaCACTAAAATTGTATAGAATAAGACCGTCTAATAGATTATAAGCGTAAAGTCCATATGTGTATTGGGCCGTGTGCcacaaaataaaaccctaagacGAATGTACTATTTATATCAGAGGAATATGAAATAGAACAACAGGTTTTATGCTTATTAtgtttaacatggtatcaggaaAAATTAAACACAATTAAAATCCTTCATTCAAAAACCCTAGCCGTCGCTATGACGATCGGTGATACCTCCGGTTCCAAAATTGAACCGTCTTCCCCTTACTATCTCGGTCCTCAAGACAAACCCGGTGATTCCATCACCCCTATTCGACTTACTTCCGAAAATTACGATGAATGGTCACATGATGTGCGTATTGCGTTAAAATCGCGACGTAAATTTGTGTTCGTTAATGGTACTATTAATGAACCGAAACCCCCTTGCACGGACGATGATTGGGAGACTATACAGTCGATGCTCGTTTCGTGGTTGTCTCACACAATCACACCGGAGGTCAAGGCTCTCTTACCAAAGTTTGAAAACGCTAAACAATTGTGGGATGCGATTCAGGAGAGGTTCGGTGTTGTTGATGGGTCACGGATTCAGCAGATTATTGGTGGTCTTCGTGACTGCCGCCAGACGGAAGGTATGTCCATCACTGTTTACTACGGGAAACTGTGTCAATTATGGGATGATCTCGACAAACATCACCCTATAATTGATTGCAAGTGTTGTACTAATTGTACCAGTGCAAAGCAACAGCTAGAACGTCGGGCATCTGAACGCTTGCACTCCTTTTTGTTGGGATTGTTACCTGATCCGTACGCCTCACTACGGTCAGTTATTCTTGCTCAAACACCGTTGCCCACTGTGGCACGCGCTTTTCTTATGTTATGTCAGGAAGAACGGGTTCGTGGCTTGAGTACAGTGACCGACCCTCAACCTGAACTTGCTAGTTTCAATGTTACTCCCACAAATACCTTCTTGAATAAACCCCCGTCCCAAATGACTCGTACCGAGCGACAAAAATTGTACTGTAGTCACTGTAAGCGTAGCGGACATGACCGTAGTATGTGCTTCGATTTGCTCGGGTACGTACCCGACTGGTATTATGATCTTAAGAATGCCAGGGGTTCTAATTCTGGCCGCGGGTCTTCCAACCGTGGTCGTGGGGGTGGTCGTGGCAGTGGGGGGTCACGTTCTCGGGATGAAGGTGGCAACACTCGCAGTGATGGTACTCAAACAGAGTCGAGCAACTCCGTTCATACGAAAGCAGCCGCAGGTGCCTCGGCTGATGCTCCACCAGCAGCTTCCGCATCCTTGGTAAATGTTTATGGCACGCCTAGCCATGACCATTCCGGTAAGTGGTTAATTGATACGGGTTGTTCCCACCATGTAACCGGTAATTTTGCTTTGCTCTCTGATGTTCAAACTATTCCAAGTCGCATTGTGGGACTACCCGATGGTTCGAAAATTTTTGCTTCCTTAGCTGGTCGTGTTATCGTCACTTCCACCATCACTCTGCATCCCGTTTTATTTGTACCACAATTGACTTGCAATTTGATTTCCGCATCACAATTGAGCGATACTTTGAATTGTGAAATAGTAACAAATGCTACGTTATGTGTGATACAGGACCGGGCTACGAGGGCGGAGATTGGTAGAGGAGACCGGCTCGATGGACTATACTATCTTCGGACAAGCATGGCCGCTGCTCATGCCGTGGACGCGCATCCGTCATTACTTAATTTATGGCATAATAGATTGGGACATCCGTCCGAGCAAATTATCAAACTGCTTCCTTTCTTACGTAATAAAGAACATTCTTTGTCAAAACCGTGTGAGGTTTGTCATCGGGCTAAGCACATTCGTAGCAGTTTTCCTTTAAGTATAAATAATAGTATGCAAGCATTTGAGATTATTCACTGCGATCTATGGGGCCCGTATGAGGTTCCGTCTTGCTCCGGGGCTCGATATTTTTTAACTTTGGTCGATGATTTCTCACGTGGGGTATGGGTGTATTTACTGAATAATAAAACCGAAGTCCCACATAAATTCAAATTATTTATCGCTATGATTAAAAGACAATTCTCCGCCGAGATAAAAATTGTGAGAAGCGATAACGGGACCGAATTTCACCCACTAAAACCATACTTTTCCGAGCAAGGCATGGTTTTTCAGTCATCCTGTGTAGGtacccctcaacaaaatggacGTGTTGAAAGAAAACATCAACACATTTTAAATGTTGCTCGGGCTCTGCGGTTTCAGAGTGGGTTACCCATTAAATTTTGGGGGGAATGTGTGTTGGCTGCGGCATTTGTAATTAACCGGACACCATCTCGTGTCCTTCAGGGTGTGACACCGTATGAACGCATTTATCAGAAGTGCCCGAACTTTGATATGCTTCGTGTCTTTGGGTCATTATGTTTTGCTCATAATCAAAAATCAAAGGGCGATAAATTTGCTAGCCGTAGTCGGAAATGTGTCTTTATGGGCTATCCTTCGGGTCAAAAAGGTTGGTATTTATATGACATCGAGCGTCGAGAATTCTTAGTGTCACGTGATGTCAAATTCTACGAGGATAAATTTCCATTCATTCATGAAAATTATGGTGAACACAGCCTGGGAATGTCGGATGATATTTTTGTGGATTGGGACTATGACCCCAGCGACAATATGACTGAAGCCAGCCCAACTCCAGAAACCGATACACCTGCTGCTACCCTACCGTCCCAGCCTCAGTCCCCTGCACCCTCACCGGATGACACGCCCCCTACTCAGTCCCCTGTTTTGGGCCGTGGGCAGCGAACACGGGTCCCGAATTCGACGCTTCGTGATTATGTTCTTGACTTTGACAGTGATGATAGCAGTGATAGTAGTCCATCGCAAGCCTCTCGTCTCCTCGTCTCCTCTCCCTCATCAGGTACCCCGTATCCTCTAGCTAATTATTTCACATCTCATAAATTTTCTGCTCCACATCGTTCTTACCTGGCAGCTCTCACGACACATACGGAGCCCCGTAATTTCAAAACTGCCGTTCAAAGTAGTGAATGGAGGAAAGCTATGGCTGATGAGATGAAGGCTCTTATTGACAATGAGACTTGGGTTTTGTAATCTCTCCCACCCGGTAAGAAGGCCCTCGGAAGCAAGTGGTTGTACAAAATAAAATACAAGTCTGATTCGACGATTGAACGATTTAAAGCAAGGTTGGTTGTATTCGGAAACCACCAAACCGAGGGGATAGACTACGATGAGACATTTTCCCCCGTTGCGAAAATGACCACCGTTCGCACTTTCTTATCTGTGGCGGCAGCAAAGAATTGGCATCTTCATCAAATGGATGTCCATAATGCCTTCCTTCACGGTGACTTGGAAGAAGAGGTATTTATGCGTCTCCCTCCCGGTTTTAATGCTCCAACTCCGGGACTTGTGTGTCGGTTGAAGAAATCCTTGTATGGGCTCAAACAAGCCCCTCGATGTTGGTTCGCGAAACTCGGTGCAGCCTTGAAAAGGTACGGGTTTTCTCAGAGTTATTACGATTATTCGTTATTTACTTTTGTGAAGGACTCAGTTCGTCTCAATGTGTTGATCTATGTGGATGATTTGATTGTGTCCGGGAACGATTTACCCGCTCTTACTGCCTTTAAAGCTTATCTGCACAAATGTTTTCACATGAAAGACTTGGGGGATTTAAAATACTTCCTTGGCATAGAGGTTGCCCGTAATGCAGACGGTATTTTCTTGTGCCAGCGTAAATACACGTTGGATATTATGACCGAGGTCGGTCTTCTTGGGTGCAAACCCGCACTCACTCCCCTGGAACAACATCACCATCTTGGGCAAAGTGGGAGCAAGTTCCTTTCCAATCCCGAACCATACAGACGATTAGTGGGTCGGTTGGTATACTTGGCTGTGACTCGGCCAGACCTGTCTTACACGGTTCACACTTTGTCCCAGTTCATGAGTGCTCCTCGCGAGGATCACTGGAATGCCGCGCTCCGTACCGTTCGTTATTTGAAAGGTACTCCCGGTCAGGGAATTTTATTATCATCGCACTCGTCTATGCAATTGTCCGGCTGGTGTGATTCAGATTGGGCCAAATGCCCTGAGTCAAGGAGGTCCGTATCTGGCTGGCTTGTTTTTTTCGGTTCTTCTCCTATTGCGTGGAAGACCAAACGGCAACATACTGTCTCATTGTCTTCCGCTGAGGCCGAATATCGGGCTCTTCGCGCTATTACTGGTGAAATTAAGTGGCTTAAAGGCCTTGTGGAGGATTTGGGCGTACCACTTTCCGCTCCAGTTGAGATTTTTAGTGACAGCAAGTCCGCCTTGCACATTGCTCAGAATCCGGTTTTCCACGAACGAACCAAGCACATCGAGATTGATTGCCATTTTGTCCGTGATGCCATAAAGGATGGTCTTATCGCTCCATCTCACGTTCCGACTACTGTTCAATTAGCTGATGTTCTTACTAAAGCCTTAGGTGTCTCTCAGTTTCAGTTGTTAGTCCGCAAGTTGGGCATTCTGAATCCgtatgctccaacttgagggggggtaaTAGATTATAAGCGTAAAGTCCATATGTGTATTGGGCCGTGTGCcacaaaataaaaccctaagacGAATGTACTATTTATATCAGAGGAATATGAAATAGAACAACAGGTTTTATGCTTATTATGTTTAACACCGTCTCATGCAATACCCATTTGCAATATAGATT from Silene latifolia isolate original U9 population chromosome 2, ASM4854445v1, whole genome shotgun sequence encodes the following:
- the LOC141641533 gene encoding uncharacterized protein LOC141641533: MTIGDTSGSKIEPSSPYYLGPQDKPGDSITPIRLTSENYDEWSHDVRIALKSRRKFVFVNGTINEPKPPCTDDDWETIQSMLVSWLSHTITPEVKALLPKFENAKQLWDAIQERFGVVDGSRIQQIIGGLRDCRQTEGMSITVYYGKLCQLWDDLDKHHPIIDCKCCTNCTSAKQQLERRASERLHSFLLGLLPDPYASLRSVILAQTPLPTVARAFLMLCQEERVRGLSTVTDPQPELASFNVTPTNTFLNKPPSQMTRTERQKLYCSHCKRSGHDRSMCFDLLGYVPDWYYDLKNARGSNSGRGSSNRGRGGGRGSGGSRSRDEGGNTRSDGTQTESSNSVHTKAAAGASADAPPAASASLVNVYGTPSHDHSGKWLIDTGCSHHVTGNFALLSDVQTIPSRIVGLPDGSKIFASLAGRVIVTSTITLHPVLFVPQLTCNLISASQLSDTLNCEIVTNATLCVIQDRATRAEIGRGDRLDGLYYLRTSMAAAHAVDAHPSLLNLWHNRLGHPSEQIIKLLPFLRNKEHSLSKPCEVCHRAKHIRSSFPLSINNSMQAFEIIHCDLWGPYEVPSCSGARYFLTLVDDFSRGVWVYLLNNKTEVPHKFKLFIAMIKRQFSAEIKIVRSDNGTEFHPLKPYFSEQGMVFQSSCVGTPQQNGRVERKHQHILNVARALRFQSGLPIKFWGECVLAAAFVINRTPSRVLQGVTPYERIYQKCPNFDMLRVFGSLCFAHNQKSKGDKFASRSRKCVFMGYPSGQKGWYLYDIERREFLVSRDVKFYEDKFPFIHENYGEHSLGMSDDIFVDWDYDPSDNMTEASPTPETDTPAATLPSQPQSPAPSPDDTPPTQSPVLGRGQRTRVPNSTLRDYVLDFDSDDSSDSSPSQASRLLVSSPSSGTPYPLANYFTSHKFSAPHRSYLAALTTHTEPRNFKTAVQSSEWRKAMADEMKALIDNETWVL